In Dasypus novemcinctus isolate mDasNov1 chromosome 23, mDasNov1.1.hap2, whole genome shotgun sequence, the following proteins share a genomic window:
- the RABEP2 gene encoding rab GTPase-binding effector protein 2 isoform X3 — translation MAAAASGASGEDGGRRREAVLDIQPQEETKAEAQSGELGRLRAELAGALAEMETMKAVAEVSESTKAEAVAAVRRQCQEEVASLQTILKDSISSYEARITSLKQERQQQQQDCEEKERELGRLKQLLSRAHPLDSLEKQMEKVGARMASPCTPQGFGKMMMQPKAHEDSQKLREIVLPMEQEIEELKAKLLRAEELIQEIQRRPRHPPSLHGSTELLPLSRDPSPPLEPLEELSGDGGAAAEAFAHNCDDSASISSFSLGGGAGSSASLPRSRQGLSPEQEETASLVSTGTLVPEGIYLPPPGYQLVPDIQWEQLQTEGRQLHKDLESVSRERDELQEGLRRSNEDCTKQVQVLLAQVQNSEQLLRTLQGTVSQAQERVQLQMAELAASHKCLSHEVKRLHEENQGLRAEQPRPLAPHGLEQDEGEEEALPSSVPELQQLLRRSWQEARAGQQAREHEAERLRIEIVTLREALEEETAARASLEGQLRVQREETEVLEASLCSLRTEMERVQQEQNKAGRQEALRQPPASDRAKEAQLTDLLSEQRAKALRLQAELETSEQVQRDFVRLSQALQVRLERIRQAETLEQVRSIMDEAPLRDVRDITDT, via the exons ATGGCGGCGGCTGCGTCGGGGGCCTCGGGCGAGgacggcgggcggcggcgggaggCCG TGCTGGACATCCAGCCCCAGGAGGAGACTAAGGCCGAGGCCCAGTCTGGGGAGCTGGGCCGGCTTAGGGCCGAGCTGGCAGGTGCCCTGGCGGAAATGGAGACCATGAAGGCTGTGGCGGAAGTGAGCGAGAGCACCAAGGCCGAGGCGGTGGCTGCAGTGCGGCGGCAATGCCAGGAGGAGGTGGCCTCCTTGCAGACCATCCTGAAAG ACTCCATCAGCAGCTACGAAGCCCGGATCACGTCCCTGAAACAggagcggcagcagcagcagcaggactGCGAGGAGAAAGAACGGGAGCTGGGCCGGCTGAAGCAGCTGCTGTCCCGGGCTCACCCCCTGGACTCCTTGGAGAAGCAGATGGAAAAGGTTGGGGCAAGGATGGCCTCCCCCTGCACCCCCCAGGGATTtggaaagatgatgatgcagccaAAG GCCCACGAGGACTCGCAGAAACTACGGGAGATCGTGCTGCCCATGGAGCAGGAGATCGAGGAGCTGAAGGCGAAGCTGCTGAGGGCGGAGGAGCTGATTCAAGAGATCCAG AGACGTCCCCGGCATCCCCCTTCCCTGCATGGCTCCACGGAGTTGCTGCCCCTGTCCCGGGACCCCTCTCCCCCGCTGGAGCCTCTAGAGGAGCTGAGCGGAGACGGGGGTGCAGCGGCCGAGGCCTTTGCCCACAACTGCGACGACAGCGCCTCcatctcctccttctccctggGCGGCGGGGCCGGAAGCAGCGCCAGCCTGCCCCGGAGCCGGCAGGGCCTGAGCCCCGAGCAGGAAGAGACGGCCTCCCTGGTGTCCACGGGCACCCTGGTCCCAGAGGGGATTTACCTGCCCCCTCCCGGATACCAGCTCGTCCCAGACATCCAATGGGAGCAGCTGCAAACGGAG GGGCGGCAGCTGCACAAGGACCTGGAGAGCGTCAGCCGTGAGCGGGATGAGCTGCAAGAGGGCCTGAGGCGGAGCAACGAGGACTGCACCAAGCAG GTGCAGGTGCTGCTGGCCCAGGTCCAAAACTCGGAGCAGCTGCTGCGGACGCTGCAGGGGACCGTGAGCCAGGCCCAGGAGCGGGTTCAGCTGCAGATG GCAGAGCTGGCTGCCTCCCACAAGTGCCTGAGCCACGAGGTGAAGCGGCTGCATGAGGAGAACCAGGGGCTCCGGGCAGAGCAGCCTCGCCCTTTAGCCCCCCACGGCCTGGAGCAGGATGAGGGCGAGGAAGAGGCGCTGCCCAGCTCGGTGCCG GAGCTGCAGCAGCTGCTGCGCCGCTCGTGGCAAGAGGCACGGGCCGGGCAGCAGGCGCGGGAGCATGAGGCTGAGCGCCTGCGGATTGAGATTGTGACGCTGCGGGAGGCGCTGGAGGAGGAGACGGCGGCCAGGGCCAGCCTGGAGGGGCAGCTGAGGGTGCAGCGGGAGGAGACAG AGGTGCTAGAGG CCTCCCTGTGCAGCCTGAGGACGGAGATGGAGCGCGTCCAGCAGGAACAGAACAAG GCTGGACGGCAGGAAGCTCTGAGGCAGCCGCCAGCCTCGGACCGGGCAAAGGAG GCCCAGCTCACAGACCTCCTCTCAGAGCAGAGGGCAAAGGCGCTGCGGCTGCAGGCCGAGCTGGAAACCAGCGAGCAGGTACAGAGGGACTTCGTCCGTCTGTCGCAGGCACTGCAG GTGCGCCTGGAACGGATCCGCCAGGCAGAGACTCTGGAGCAAGTGCGCAGCATCATGGATGAGGCGCCCCTCAGGGACGTCAGGGACATCACGGACACCTGA
- the RABEP2 gene encoding rab GTPase-binding effector protein 2 isoform X2 — MAAAASGASGEDGGRRREAVLDIQPQEETKAEAQSGELGRLRAELAGALAEMETMKAVAEVSESTKAEAVAAVRRQCQEEVASLQTILKDSISSYEARITSLKQERQQQQQDCEEKERELGRLKQLLSRAHPLDSLEKQMEKAHEDSQKLREIVLPMEQEIEELKAKLLRAEELIQEIQRRPRHPPSLHGSTELLPLSRDPSPPLEPLEELSGDGGAAAEAFAHNCDDSASISSFSLGGGAGSSASLPRSRQGLSPEQEETASLVSTGTLVPEGIYLPPPGYQLVPDIQWEQLQTEGRQLHKDLESVSRERDELQEGLRRSNEDCTKQVQVLLAQVQNSEQLLRTLQGTVSQAQERVQLQMAELAASHKCLSHEVKRLHEENQGLRAEQPRPLAPHGLEQDEGEEEALPSSVPELQQLLRRSWQEARAGQQAREHEAERLRIEIVTLREALEEETAARASLEGQLRVQREETEVLEASLCSLRTEMERVQQEQNKAGRQEALRQPPASDRAKEAQLTDLLSEQRAKALRLQAELETSEQVQRDFVRLSQALQVQARHLPARLPTLQAAHPGSGQGSPPGTPPPGTVLLPLGLVWAFPLGCCSKTQVCTLSQPPAS; from the exons ATGGCGGCGGCTGCGTCGGGGGCCTCGGGCGAGgacggcgggcggcggcgggaggCCG TGCTGGACATCCAGCCCCAGGAGGAGACTAAGGCCGAGGCCCAGTCTGGGGAGCTGGGCCGGCTTAGGGCCGAGCTGGCAGGTGCCCTGGCGGAAATGGAGACCATGAAGGCTGTGGCGGAAGTGAGCGAGAGCACCAAGGCCGAGGCGGTGGCTGCAGTGCGGCGGCAATGCCAGGAGGAGGTGGCCTCCTTGCAGACCATCCTGAAAG ACTCCATCAGCAGCTACGAAGCCCGGATCACGTCCCTGAAACAggagcggcagcagcagcagcaggactGCGAGGAGAAAGAACGGGAGCTGGGCCGGCTGAAGCAGCTGCTGTCCCGGGCTCACCCCCTGGACTCCTTGGAGAAGCAGATGGAAAAG GCCCACGAGGACTCGCAGAAACTACGGGAGATCGTGCTGCCCATGGAGCAGGAGATCGAGGAGCTGAAGGCGAAGCTGCTGAGGGCGGAGGAGCTGATTCAAGAGATCCAG AGACGTCCCCGGCATCCCCCTTCCCTGCATGGCTCCACGGAGTTGCTGCCCCTGTCCCGGGACCCCTCTCCCCCGCTGGAGCCTCTAGAGGAGCTGAGCGGAGACGGGGGTGCAGCGGCCGAGGCCTTTGCCCACAACTGCGACGACAGCGCCTCcatctcctccttctccctggGCGGCGGGGCCGGAAGCAGCGCCAGCCTGCCCCGGAGCCGGCAGGGCCTGAGCCCCGAGCAGGAAGAGACGGCCTCCCTGGTGTCCACGGGCACCCTGGTCCCAGAGGGGATTTACCTGCCCCCTCCCGGATACCAGCTCGTCCCAGACATCCAATGGGAGCAGCTGCAAACGGAG GGGCGGCAGCTGCACAAGGACCTGGAGAGCGTCAGCCGTGAGCGGGATGAGCTGCAAGAGGGCCTGAGGCGGAGCAACGAGGACTGCACCAAGCAG GTGCAGGTGCTGCTGGCCCAGGTCCAAAACTCGGAGCAGCTGCTGCGGACGCTGCAGGGGACCGTGAGCCAGGCCCAGGAGCGGGTTCAGCTGCAGATG GCAGAGCTGGCTGCCTCCCACAAGTGCCTGAGCCACGAGGTGAAGCGGCTGCATGAGGAGAACCAGGGGCTCCGGGCAGAGCAGCCTCGCCCTTTAGCCCCCCACGGCCTGGAGCAGGATGAGGGCGAGGAAGAGGCGCTGCCCAGCTCGGTGCCG GAGCTGCAGCAGCTGCTGCGCCGCTCGTGGCAAGAGGCACGGGCCGGGCAGCAGGCGCGGGAGCATGAGGCTGAGCGCCTGCGGATTGAGATTGTGACGCTGCGGGAGGCGCTGGAGGAGGAGACGGCGGCCAGGGCCAGCCTGGAGGGGCAGCTGAGGGTGCAGCGGGAGGAGACAG AGGTGCTAGAGG CCTCCCTGTGCAGCCTGAGGACGGAGATGGAGCGCGTCCAGCAGGAACAGAACAAG GCTGGACGGCAGGAAGCTCTGAGGCAGCCGCCAGCCTCGGACCGGGCAAAGGAG GCCCAGCTCACAGACCTCCTCTCAGAGCAGAGGGCAAAGGCGCTGCGGCTGCAGGCCGAGCTGGAAACCAGCGAGCAGGTACAGAGGGACTTCGTCCGTCTGTCGCAGGCACTGCAGGTACAGGCCCGTCACCTCCCGGCCAGGCTGCCCACACTCCAGGCGGCTCATCCTGGGTCTGGCCAGGGCAGTCCCCCTGGGACTCCTCCCCCTGGGACAGTCCTCCTCCCCCTGGGTCTGGTGTGGGCCTTCCCCCTGGGCTGCTGCTCCAAAACACAGGTTTGCACACTCAGCCAGCCGCCAGCATCCTGA
- the RABEP2 gene encoding rab GTPase-binding effector protein 2 isoform X5, with protein MAAAASGASGEDGGRRREAVLDIQPQEETKAEAQSGELGRLRAELAGALAEMETMKAVAEVSESTKAEAVAAVRRQCQEEVASLQTILKDSISSYEARITSLKQERQQQQQDCEEKERELGRLKQLLSRAHPLDSLEKQMEKAHEDSQKLREIVLPMEQEIEELKAKLLRAEELIQEIQRRPRHPPSLHGSTELLPLSRDPSPPLEPLEELSGDGGAAAEAFAHNCDDSASISSFSLGGGAGSSASLPRSRQGLSPEQEETASLVSTGTLVPEGIYLPPPGYQLVPDIQWEQLQTEGRQLHKDLESVSRERDELQEGLRRSNEDCTKQVQVLLAQVQNSEQLLRTLQGTVSQAQERVQLQMAELAASHKCLSHEVKRLHEENQGLRAEQPRPLAPHGLEQDEGEEEALPSSVPELQQLLRRSWQEARAGQQAREHEAERLRIEIVTLREALEEETAARASLEGQLRVQREETEVLEASLCSLRTEMERVQQEQNKAGRQEALRQPPASDRAKEAQLTDLLSEQRAKALRLQAELETSEQVQRDFVRLSQALQVRLERIRQAETLEQVRSIMDEAPLRDVRDITDT; from the exons ATGGCGGCGGCTGCGTCGGGGGCCTCGGGCGAGgacggcgggcggcggcgggaggCCG TGCTGGACATCCAGCCCCAGGAGGAGACTAAGGCCGAGGCCCAGTCTGGGGAGCTGGGCCGGCTTAGGGCCGAGCTGGCAGGTGCCCTGGCGGAAATGGAGACCATGAAGGCTGTGGCGGAAGTGAGCGAGAGCACCAAGGCCGAGGCGGTGGCTGCAGTGCGGCGGCAATGCCAGGAGGAGGTGGCCTCCTTGCAGACCATCCTGAAAG ACTCCATCAGCAGCTACGAAGCCCGGATCACGTCCCTGAAACAggagcggcagcagcagcagcaggactGCGAGGAGAAAGAACGGGAGCTGGGCCGGCTGAAGCAGCTGCTGTCCCGGGCTCACCCCCTGGACTCCTTGGAGAAGCAGATGGAAAAG GCCCACGAGGACTCGCAGAAACTACGGGAGATCGTGCTGCCCATGGAGCAGGAGATCGAGGAGCTGAAGGCGAAGCTGCTGAGGGCGGAGGAGCTGATTCAAGAGATCCAG AGACGTCCCCGGCATCCCCCTTCCCTGCATGGCTCCACGGAGTTGCTGCCCCTGTCCCGGGACCCCTCTCCCCCGCTGGAGCCTCTAGAGGAGCTGAGCGGAGACGGGGGTGCAGCGGCCGAGGCCTTTGCCCACAACTGCGACGACAGCGCCTCcatctcctccttctccctggGCGGCGGGGCCGGAAGCAGCGCCAGCCTGCCCCGGAGCCGGCAGGGCCTGAGCCCCGAGCAGGAAGAGACGGCCTCCCTGGTGTCCACGGGCACCCTGGTCCCAGAGGGGATTTACCTGCCCCCTCCCGGATACCAGCTCGTCCCAGACATCCAATGGGAGCAGCTGCAAACGGAG GGGCGGCAGCTGCACAAGGACCTGGAGAGCGTCAGCCGTGAGCGGGATGAGCTGCAAGAGGGCCTGAGGCGGAGCAACGAGGACTGCACCAAGCAG GTGCAGGTGCTGCTGGCCCAGGTCCAAAACTCGGAGCAGCTGCTGCGGACGCTGCAGGGGACCGTGAGCCAGGCCCAGGAGCGGGTTCAGCTGCAGATG GCAGAGCTGGCTGCCTCCCACAAGTGCCTGAGCCACGAGGTGAAGCGGCTGCATGAGGAGAACCAGGGGCTCCGGGCAGAGCAGCCTCGCCCTTTAGCCCCCCACGGCCTGGAGCAGGATGAGGGCGAGGAAGAGGCGCTGCCCAGCTCGGTGCCG GAGCTGCAGCAGCTGCTGCGCCGCTCGTGGCAAGAGGCACGGGCCGGGCAGCAGGCGCGGGAGCATGAGGCTGAGCGCCTGCGGATTGAGATTGTGACGCTGCGGGAGGCGCTGGAGGAGGAGACGGCGGCCAGGGCCAGCCTGGAGGGGCAGCTGAGGGTGCAGCGGGAGGAGACAG AGGTGCTAGAGG CCTCCCTGTGCAGCCTGAGGACGGAGATGGAGCGCGTCCAGCAGGAACAGAACAAG GCTGGACGGCAGGAAGCTCTGAGGCAGCCGCCAGCCTCGGACCGGGCAAAGGAG GCCCAGCTCACAGACCTCCTCTCAGAGCAGAGGGCAAAGGCGCTGCGGCTGCAGGCCGAGCTGGAAACCAGCGAGCAGGTACAGAGGGACTTCGTCCGTCTGTCGCAGGCACTGCAG GTGCGCCTGGAACGGATCCGCCAGGCAGAGACTCTGGAGCAAGTGCGCAGCATCATGGATGAGGCGCCCCTCAGGGACGTCAGGGACATCACGGACACCTGA
- the RABEP2 gene encoding rab GTPase-binding effector protein 2 isoform X1: MAAAASGASGEDGGRRREAVLDIQPQEETKAEAQSGELGRLRAELAGALAEMETMKAVAEVSESTKAEAVAAVRRQCQEEVASLQTILKDSISSYEARITSLKQERQQQQQDCEEKERELGRLKQLLSRAHPLDSLEKQMEKVGARMASPCTPQGFGKMMMQPKAHEDSQKLREIVLPMEQEIEELKAKLLRAEELIQEIQRRPRHPPSLHGSTELLPLSRDPSPPLEPLEELSGDGGAAAEAFAHNCDDSASISSFSLGGGAGSSASLPRSRQGLSPEQEETASLVSTGTLVPEGIYLPPPGYQLVPDIQWEQLQTEGRQLHKDLESVSRERDELQEGLRRSNEDCTKQVQVLLAQVQNSEQLLRTLQGTVSQAQERVQLQMAELAASHKCLSHEVKRLHEENQGLRAEQPRPLAPHGLEQDEGEEEALPSSVPELQQLLRRSWQEARAGQQAREHEAERLRIEIVTLREALEEETAARASLEGQLRVQREETEVLEASLCSLRTEMERVQQEQNKAGRQEALRQPPASDRAKEAQLTDLLSEQRAKALRLQAELETSEQVQRDFVRLSQALQVQARHLPARLPTLQAAHPGSGQGSPPGTPPPGTVLLPLGLVWAFPLGCCSKTQVCTLSQPPAS; the protein is encoded by the exons ATGGCGGCGGCTGCGTCGGGGGCCTCGGGCGAGgacggcgggcggcggcgggaggCCG TGCTGGACATCCAGCCCCAGGAGGAGACTAAGGCCGAGGCCCAGTCTGGGGAGCTGGGCCGGCTTAGGGCCGAGCTGGCAGGTGCCCTGGCGGAAATGGAGACCATGAAGGCTGTGGCGGAAGTGAGCGAGAGCACCAAGGCCGAGGCGGTGGCTGCAGTGCGGCGGCAATGCCAGGAGGAGGTGGCCTCCTTGCAGACCATCCTGAAAG ACTCCATCAGCAGCTACGAAGCCCGGATCACGTCCCTGAAACAggagcggcagcagcagcagcaggactGCGAGGAGAAAGAACGGGAGCTGGGCCGGCTGAAGCAGCTGCTGTCCCGGGCTCACCCCCTGGACTCCTTGGAGAAGCAGATGGAAAAGGTTGGGGCAAGGATGGCCTCCCCCTGCACCCCCCAGGGATTtggaaagatgatgatgcagccaAAG GCCCACGAGGACTCGCAGAAACTACGGGAGATCGTGCTGCCCATGGAGCAGGAGATCGAGGAGCTGAAGGCGAAGCTGCTGAGGGCGGAGGAGCTGATTCAAGAGATCCAG AGACGTCCCCGGCATCCCCCTTCCCTGCATGGCTCCACGGAGTTGCTGCCCCTGTCCCGGGACCCCTCTCCCCCGCTGGAGCCTCTAGAGGAGCTGAGCGGAGACGGGGGTGCAGCGGCCGAGGCCTTTGCCCACAACTGCGACGACAGCGCCTCcatctcctccttctccctggGCGGCGGGGCCGGAAGCAGCGCCAGCCTGCCCCGGAGCCGGCAGGGCCTGAGCCCCGAGCAGGAAGAGACGGCCTCCCTGGTGTCCACGGGCACCCTGGTCCCAGAGGGGATTTACCTGCCCCCTCCCGGATACCAGCTCGTCCCAGACATCCAATGGGAGCAGCTGCAAACGGAG GGGCGGCAGCTGCACAAGGACCTGGAGAGCGTCAGCCGTGAGCGGGATGAGCTGCAAGAGGGCCTGAGGCGGAGCAACGAGGACTGCACCAAGCAG GTGCAGGTGCTGCTGGCCCAGGTCCAAAACTCGGAGCAGCTGCTGCGGACGCTGCAGGGGACCGTGAGCCAGGCCCAGGAGCGGGTTCAGCTGCAGATG GCAGAGCTGGCTGCCTCCCACAAGTGCCTGAGCCACGAGGTGAAGCGGCTGCATGAGGAGAACCAGGGGCTCCGGGCAGAGCAGCCTCGCCCTTTAGCCCCCCACGGCCTGGAGCAGGATGAGGGCGAGGAAGAGGCGCTGCCCAGCTCGGTGCCG GAGCTGCAGCAGCTGCTGCGCCGCTCGTGGCAAGAGGCACGGGCCGGGCAGCAGGCGCGGGAGCATGAGGCTGAGCGCCTGCGGATTGAGATTGTGACGCTGCGGGAGGCGCTGGAGGAGGAGACGGCGGCCAGGGCCAGCCTGGAGGGGCAGCTGAGGGTGCAGCGGGAGGAGACAG AGGTGCTAGAGG CCTCCCTGTGCAGCCTGAGGACGGAGATGGAGCGCGTCCAGCAGGAACAGAACAAG GCTGGACGGCAGGAAGCTCTGAGGCAGCCGCCAGCCTCGGACCGGGCAAAGGAG GCCCAGCTCACAGACCTCCTCTCAGAGCAGAGGGCAAAGGCGCTGCGGCTGCAGGCCGAGCTGGAAACCAGCGAGCAGGTACAGAGGGACTTCGTCCGTCTGTCGCAGGCACTGCAGGTACAGGCCCGTCACCTCCCGGCCAGGCTGCCCACACTCCAGGCGGCTCATCCTGGGTCTGGCCAGGGCAGTCCCCCTGGGACTCCTCCCCCTGGGACAGTCCTCCTCCCCCTGGGTCTGGTGTGGGCCTTCCCCCTGGGCTGCTGCTCCAAAACACAGGTTTGCACACTCAGCCAGCCGCCAGCATCCTGA
- the RABEP2 gene encoding rab GTPase-binding effector protein 2 isoform X4: MAAAASGASGEDGGRRREAVLDIQPQEETKAEAQSGELGRLRAELAGALAEMETMKAVAEVSESTKAEAVAAVRRQCQEEVASLQTILKDSISSYEARITSLKQERQQQQQDCEEKERELGRLKQLLSRAHPLDSLEKQMEKVGARMASPCTPQGFGKMMMQPKAHEDSQKLREIVLPMEQEIEELKAKLLRAEELIQEIQRRPRHPPSLHGSTELLPLSRDPSPPLEPLEELSGDGGAAAEAFAHNCDDSASISSFSLGGGAGSSASLPRSRQGLSPEQEETASLVSTGTLVPEGIYLPPPGYQLVPDIQWEQLQTEGRQLHKDLESVSRERDELQEGLRRSNEDCTKQVQVLLAQVQNSEQLLRTLQGTVSQAQERVQLQMAELAASHKCLSHEVKRLHEENQGLRAEQPRPLAPHGLEQDEGEEEALPSSVPELQQLLRRSWQEARAGQQAREHEAERLRIEIVTLREALEEETAARASLEGQLRVQREETEVLEASLCSLRTEMERVQQEQNKAGRQEALRQPPASDRAKEAQLTDLLSEQRAKALRLQAELETSEQVRLERIRQAETLEQVRSIMDEAPLRDVRDITDT, translated from the exons ATGGCGGCGGCTGCGTCGGGGGCCTCGGGCGAGgacggcgggcggcggcgggaggCCG TGCTGGACATCCAGCCCCAGGAGGAGACTAAGGCCGAGGCCCAGTCTGGGGAGCTGGGCCGGCTTAGGGCCGAGCTGGCAGGTGCCCTGGCGGAAATGGAGACCATGAAGGCTGTGGCGGAAGTGAGCGAGAGCACCAAGGCCGAGGCGGTGGCTGCAGTGCGGCGGCAATGCCAGGAGGAGGTGGCCTCCTTGCAGACCATCCTGAAAG ACTCCATCAGCAGCTACGAAGCCCGGATCACGTCCCTGAAACAggagcggcagcagcagcagcaggactGCGAGGAGAAAGAACGGGAGCTGGGCCGGCTGAAGCAGCTGCTGTCCCGGGCTCACCCCCTGGACTCCTTGGAGAAGCAGATGGAAAAGGTTGGGGCAAGGATGGCCTCCCCCTGCACCCCCCAGGGATTtggaaagatgatgatgcagccaAAG GCCCACGAGGACTCGCAGAAACTACGGGAGATCGTGCTGCCCATGGAGCAGGAGATCGAGGAGCTGAAGGCGAAGCTGCTGAGGGCGGAGGAGCTGATTCAAGAGATCCAG AGACGTCCCCGGCATCCCCCTTCCCTGCATGGCTCCACGGAGTTGCTGCCCCTGTCCCGGGACCCCTCTCCCCCGCTGGAGCCTCTAGAGGAGCTGAGCGGAGACGGGGGTGCAGCGGCCGAGGCCTTTGCCCACAACTGCGACGACAGCGCCTCcatctcctccttctccctggGCGGCGGGGCCGGAAGCAGCGCCAGCCTGCCCCGGAGCCGGCAGGGCCTGAGCCCCGAGCAGGAAGAGACGGCCTCCCTGGTGTCCACGGGCACCCTGGTCCCAGAGGGGATTTACCTGCCCCCTCCCGGATACCAGCTCGTCCCAGACATCCAATGGGAGCAGCTGCAAACGGAG GGGCGGCAGCTGCACAAGGACCTGGAGAGCGTCAGCCGTGAGCGGGATGAGCTGCAAGAGGGCCTGAGGCGGAGCAACGAGGACTGCACCAAGCAG GTGCAGGTGCTGCTGGCCCAGGTCCAAAACTCGGAGCAGCTGCTGCGGACGCTGCAGGGGACCGTGAGCCAGGCCCAGGAGCGGGTTCAGCTGCAGATG GCAGAGCTGGCTGCCTCCCACAAGTGCCTGAGCCACGAGGTGAAGCGGCTGCATGAGGAGAACCAGGGGCTCCGGGCAGAGCAGCCTCGCCCTTTAGCCCCCCACGGCCTGGAGCAGGATGAGGGCGAGGAAGAGGCGCTGCCCAGCTCGGTGCCG GAGCTGCAGCAGCTGCTGCGCCGCTCGTGGCAAGAGGCACGGGCCGGGCAGCAGGCGCGGGAGCATGAGGCTGAGCGCCTGCGGATTGAGATTGTGACGCTGCGGGAGGCGCTGGAGGAGGAGACGGCGGCCAGGGCCAGCCTGGAGGGGCAGCTGAGGGTGCAGCGGGAGGAGACAG AGGTGCTAGAGG CCTCCCTGTGCAGCCTGAGGACGGAGATGGAGCGCGTCCAGCAGGAACAGAACAAG GCTGGACGGCAGGAAGCTCTGAGGCAGCCGCCAGCCTCGGACCGGGCAAAGGAG GCCCAGCTCACAGACCTCCTCTCAGAGCAGAGGGCAAAGGCGCTGCGGCTGCAGGCCGAGCTGGAAACCAGCGAGCAG GTGCGCCTGGAACGGATCCGCCAGGCAGAGACTCTGGAGCAAGTGCGCAGCATCATGGATGAGGCGCCCCTCAGGGACGTCAGGGACATCACGGACACCTGA